The genomic segment taatttttatataataataaatatatttatcacattatatcaataattttaagtaatTATTCAAACACAAGTACTTTCAAAATCGAATCATTAATGACGTAAAATAACTTCGTGAAATAACTTCGTGCCAGTGAGTAAAAAGACCCATAAATCTTCAATACCATTTGATTCTTTGTGTCTATAAGACGAGGTCACAAACATATGAAAGTTTGAATTTCTTATGCTCCGCAGTGACAATACCAAGAGATGATTTATCGTCTTCTACAAGGACAGTGTCCGAAACATTTTTTTGACCGAAGGAGAAAGAACCTAACCTGTGACTCAACTTTAGCCCAAGATTACATCCAATCTGTTATTCCCAATTTACCCGTTGCACCAATATCACTGCTAACTGTTATTCCAATTTTCGTGTTTAATAAATTCTAAGTAGTTGTGTATATACGTAGACACACTCGTAATCAATTTGAAAACGAAAAGTAAAGATCGTACAAGATAGATCGAGCCCTCAGCGTAGGTCTACCAcataataacataattaatatttCCAACTTCCCCCACCCAaccccctcttattttgcaatAATTTTTAATCTAAAAAACTTGGAAAAGACAAGCATATAAGGAATGAATCTATCCTCGCAAGCCTCCAGCTCTCTCCTTTACTTGTCCCTctttcatatattttattaagattAAGAAATGGAGTCTAAAAACATGTCATCTGTCCTAAAACTTGCATGCATTTTGGTATTCCTTGCTGGTTTTGCAACAGGTGATATCGACAAAGATAAGGAGAAATGCGCAAATCAACTTGTGGGGCTTGCCACATGTCTTCCATATGTTACTGGGCAAGCAAAATCTCCTCAAAAGGAATGCTGCACTGGTCTGAAACAAGTGATACAGAGCAGCCCCGAGTGCATCTGTTTGCTGGTGAAGGATAAGGATGATCCAAGTCTTGGCTTCAAGATTAATGCCACACTCGCCTTGAGTTTGCCCTCTCAATGCCAAGCACCCGCTAACGCCTCCGACTGCCCTCGTGAGTCACTCTTTTTCCCgtctttaattaatttttctCTGAAAATCTTTTTTTAACAACAATGTTATAGATCAGGAACTTTGATTGTTCGGAGGTGTGGTTGACGAGTTATTGTTTCATCTGTGGTGCAGGTCTGCTACATTTGCCGCCAAACTCACCAGATGCTAAGGTGTTTGATGATTTCGCAAACGCTGCCAATAAAACCAATAGTTCTCCTGCACCTGGTAAGAATTCATTCGCCTCATCTCTAAGCATTACGAGGGAACATTTACACTCCTCACTGCCTTCTAAGACAATCAACTGTTCCCCAtgaaattgatatatatatatatatatatatatatctgtgtgTGTACACTTTTAGCAACTGCCATCAAAATTCTTATTCATTATTATCATTATATCTTCAACTCTGAGTATGGGCGCTGTACATTTTATATAAATACTAGTATCCCAAAGTACTCCATGTGTGCTTATATATTTGGAAtaattataaatgatttttcatttctttttttgttaataatatatatagatacagatatataaatatatgtggTTTTTAACTTAATTTCTAGATTGCCCTGCACACTATAATATACTTTATGATCCTTTATGATCAGTGCATCTGTTATATTTCAAGTAAAAACAACTTAAAGTGAACTACTTTATACAGTGATTATTGATGAGGCaatcaagttttttttttggcaGCGAAGTAATAAATAATTTGATAAtatagtaatatttttttaaaaagaaagaaatatgaaaCTAATTATTGTATAAGAGATTATTGATGGGGAAAACCCATAAATCGAAGAATCCATCACGttaaatcattaagaatttgactgaaaacttgagcggaagcgtacctgaagtCATAAtccataatcctgaattctttagaacgtgtcttgatcttctAGATCTACGCCctctttccttgagagaatcctttagtttctcttcagaactattttcttaatgggggagagaatagtaaaagtgataacgcgagatctggggacTATGACCCATTTTaatagataatgtttatcaatatcttctgatatttctgttttagcccatcataaaaacagaaattacacttatgtctctacacattaaaggcccacaaccgatagatacattaaagcccaataacccgaaacattaattgatcactttattttgggcttaacttaatagacaacccacaacacataattattcacatataagcccatataaataaattgatctaacaatctcccacttgggctatatgtgcagctttataattatgtttgtgaaaataaccctatgagctcaaaattgttgccattccgaaatgtatctataaccaatccggtccatcaatcacatcaacataGGATCAAAGCAGTCTTCGCTACTCTCAAGGTAACTAGACCCATCAATGGTCACATATGCCAACACAACTGAATGACATGGATCATGAAGTGGATGTGTAGCATggaaatttcatgcaatgtgacCGTAACATGCCTATTTCCAACTGGTCCTCCCTTTAACCTTATCGaaatcaaactttaaataataatcagagtgtgacttaacttgaaatttatttctgcagaaaataaatttacataactgtaactgaaaatgtctacaaatgaaaagcatttaaaacaaCAAACTCCCACTAAAACTGGATTTCCTCAATTGATATAACACTCATACTAGCAGTATGCTCATGAAACTGTTTGGGTGGTAGTCCCTTAGTAAGCGGATCCGCAACCATGAAGTTTGTACCGATATGCTCAATAGACAACTTTCCActctgaattctttctttaacaaccagaaacttgatgtcaatatgttttgacttcgtcgagctcctgttgttattggaatacataactgctgatttattgtcacaatgTAATCTTAGTGGCTTTTCAATGCCATCAACAATGCGCAGTCCGGTGACAAAATTTTGCAGCCATATTCCATGATTGGATGCCTCATAACACGCTACAAACTCAGCTGCCATGGTGGAAGAAGCTATAAGTGACTGTTTAGCACTCTTCCAGGAAATGACACCTCCAGCAAGGAGATATATGTAGCCCGATGTAGATTTCATACTATCTTGGCATCCAGCAAAATCGGAGTCAGTATACCCAATGATCTCAAGCTGATCCAACCTCCGATATATGAGCatgtaatcttttgttctcGATCTCAAGCTGATCCAACCTCCGATATATGAGCATATAATCTTTTGTTCTCTGTAGGTACCGTAAAACTCTTTTTGactgctttccaatgttccactcctggattacttaaatatcgtcccaacattcctgtcacgtacgcaatatctggacgtgtacaaacctgagcatacatcagactccccactgcagatgcatagggaaccttctgcatttctttttcctcaaaatcattctttgggcattgtttgagactaaatttgtctcccttagccacaggggtatctgttggtttacaatcttgcatcccgtatcgcttgagaactttctcgatatagcctttctgagataatccaagaataccccgagaacgatcccgatgtatctgaatacccagtacaaaagatgcattaccaagatctttcatctcaaaattcttagctagaaatctcttggtttcatgcaacaactctatatcgttgctagcgagcagaatgtcatcaacatataaaaccaaaaaaatatGCTTACTCCAACTGAACTTATGGTATACACAATCATCGACCAAATACATCTCAAAACCAAACgagatgatcacttgatgaaatttgaaatatcaTTGTCGAGATGCTTGCTTGAGCCCATAGATggatttctttaatttgcaaaccatattatttgtgtttttggacacaaaattttctggctgcaccatataaatcgtttcatcaatgtcaccatttagaaacgcagtctttacatccatctgatgaagctcaagatcgaaatgcgccaccaaagccattaTAATCCTTAAAGAGTCTTTCGAAGAAACTGGAGAGAAAGTCTCTTTATAATCAATACCTTCTTTCTTTGTAAAGCCTTTAGCGACAAGATGAGCTTTATATCTTTCCACATTGCCTTTCGAATCCCTCttggttttaaatatccatttgcaACCAATGGGCTTCGTACCTTTAGGCAATGTGACAAGATCTCATACGTCATTGTCCTTCATGGACTTTATCTCCTCATTCATGGCATCATTCCACTTTTGAGAGTTAGAACTTTCCATGGCTTGACGGAAGTTAATAGGATCATCCTCCATCAATCCAATGTTTGcctcatgttcttgaagaaatacaaTGTAATCATCTGGCACTGCATTTCTCCGCTCTCTAATAGATCTCCTTAATGGCATAGGTTCTGGAGGTGCTTGAGTTTGTTCATCTGGAATGAGAGGATCTCTAATATTGTTTTCCTTTATTGTGTCTTGGTCAAAGTGAGGAATATGATCCTGATCAATGTCCAAGACACCTGTGggaatatttacatattcctcttcaaagacaatatcccttactttatctccccccgcaaactcaacatcctcaaAGAACCTGGCATTTCCTGACTCAAAAATCGACTTACTCGTGGGATCATAAAACTTTTACCCCCTGGATCTTTCAGAGTATCCGATAAAATAACAATTAACCGTCCttgagtccagtttcttttcattaggCTTGTAAGGCCTTGCCTCAGCTGGACATCCCCAAACGTGCAGATGCTTAAGACTGGGCTTTTTACCCGTCCAAAGTTCATAAGGGGTTTTGGTCGTTGCCTTAGTTGGAACCCTGTTAAGGATATATGCTGCGGTCTTTAGTGCTTCTCCCCAGAGTGATTCTGGTAATGTAAAATGACTGATCATACTCCTCACCATGTCCTTGAGCGTTCTGTTTCGTCTTTCAGCAACACCATTCATAGTGGGCGAACCCGGCATAGTGTACTGTGGGACGATACCGCATTCCTCCAGGAATCTAGCAAAAGATCCTGGACATTGTTCACCTGAACCGTCATATCTACCATAGTATTCACCACCACGGTCAGATCTAACGCTTTTAATATTTAAGtcaagttgattttcaacttcagctttataGTTTTTGAACACATCCAATGACTGTGCCTTTTCATGGATGAGATAAATGAagccatatcttgaaaaatcatctgtGAACATTATAAAATACTGTTGACCATTCCGAGAAGCCGAAAGGATTGGTCCAAAAATATCAGTATGTATAAGTTCTAAGACGCCTGAACACCTGTtggcttcaaatctccttttgttggtttgttttctctttatacaattaacacaattattaaaatctgtGTAATCTAAAGGTTCGAGAATTTCGTCTGACACGAGTCTCCTTATTCTCTTTTCAGATATATGACCCAATCTTTTGTGCCATAACGCACCTGAATTCTCACtggttaattttcttttagtgcCTCTACTTGTTTGCAGGGATTCATTAAATGAAGCAATAACATCCAAAGAATAGAGATTATCGTATCCTGATAAAGAATCAAaaccaaccaattttgaatcgagaaacaaactgaatatttcatttccaaaagaacaagaataaccaaatttgtccaatgcagaaatagaaatcaaattccgtctaaaagacggcacaacaaatgtttcataaagatccaaatatattccagtctttaacaataatctaaattttcctattgcctcaacttcaactttgttgCCGTCACCAACATAGATGAATCTTTCAGCATCACTTGGTTTTCGACAATCCAGGAAACCCTGCATAGACacactgatgtgagttgttgcaccagaatctatccaccacgtgtgtctaggcactgaagttaaattaacctcagaaaaaaccatattcagaagcatacctttcttagcacgccaagcgtgataattactgcactgcttcttcatatgcccatcactgccacagaaaaaacaactagaactttgagaatcactaggattcttctgttgtttcttcggaggctgtgtatccgcagcttccttatcctttcttttctttcctTTATCCTTCGAGGTAGAGGCATAATGAGCACTTTTTGTCTTGTCTTGCTTCAACCTTTCCTCTTCCTGGACACAGTGCGAGATGAGCTCATTCAGAGACCAAGTCTCTTTCTGACAGTTATAGCTCACCTTGAACTGGTTAAACTGAGGATGAAGAGATATCAAAACCAGATGCCCAGCAAGTCCTCAGAGAGGTCAAGCTTCAGTGCTTTCAACCTTGAAGCAAGATAAGACATTTTCATAATGTACACCCTGATATTGCCCTTACCCCTGTACATCATTGAAACAAGGCTTGCCAAAAGTGTACCAATTTCAGACTTTTCACTTTTAGCAAACCTCTTTTCGAGGTCTTGAAGGAAAGCCTTAGCCGT from the Primulina tabacum isolate GXHZ01 chromosome 16, ASM2559414v2, whole genome shotgun sequence genome contains:
- the LOC142529755 gene encoding non-specific lipid transfer protein GPI-anchored 6-like is translated as MESKNMSSVLKLACILVFLAGFATGDIDKDKEKCANQLVGLATCLPYVTGQAKSPQKECCTGLKQVIQSSPECICLLVKDKDDPSLGFKINATLALSLPSQCQAPANASDCPRLLHLPPNSPDAKVFDDFANAANKTNSSPAPGISTSSSTTATTSDQKSDGGRRKRFLGFEMVSVMLLTVAVLYFIYCLIDYLWFSTCSIN